Genomic DNA from bacterium:
ACGTAAATAAAAAGATGGAGATCCATGAGATGATGGCATAAGTCTTTAATTCAATCTTCGATGCTTCCGTATTCATTGAAAATAATACTAAGTAAAATAAAGTTGAGATTATGGAGTATATGATGACAGCTAGAACATTATAACCGTATAAGAATGACACCACTGCAACTGTGATATCGAGGATTAATGTTAAGTAGATAAAAAGTCTAATGTGCAAAGTGGTATGTGGTCCCATTTCAATCTCCCCCAATAAAAAGCGATCCTATGTTTGATTATAACATGAACAATACCTAGTCAATTAAAACGGTTAAACTAATCTCGAAATTAGTGTGTATATATGTCAATAGATTAAATATAAAGATGGATGATGATGCATGTAGTTGATTAAGTATGATTTATGTTAGTAAAAAAGCCCTTCGCACGGGTTGAGAAGAGCGTTTCTAATGATATATCTGACTCGTCGTTTAAAATAATCCGTGATTGATCCCTCATGTCTTTAATCTAATTGAAGTTTCGATTAAGTGACTATGTTTTTTAACTTATGTTGTCTCACCCTTATTAATATTTTGGAGGAAGTAAAAAGAGCGATATACGTTATGCCTAATATAATGGGAAAAAACAAGAACATGCCATCTGTCATACGCCAATTTTCTCCAAAAAAAGCATTGTATAAGACAAAAGCGTAATAGATCTGTGCTCCAAACCAAATCACATAAAAGGCAACATAAGCCCCCTTAACCTTCATCCATCTAAAAACTAATCCCGCCCCAAGTGCAATCAAACTTGCATAAAATACAATATGCAGGGGTAAATTGTAAAAATGAATGAACTCTGCTGGATTGACATGTGTTGGGTCATAATAAAAGAATAAATCTCCGCCTGATAAAAATACATAAATATAGATAGCGATGGTGATAATTTCAAAGGGTAATAATCGCAGTTTGAAAATTTCTTTTAAAGGTAGTTTATCTCCCTTGATTTCAGACAAACTAAGACCTAGGAAAAGCATATATCCGAATAAGTTAAGACTACCGACAATGAGCCCTGAATTAAAAATATAAACGACGACACCGTAGATGAGTCCAAAGATAAGCATAAAGGACAGAGCTAAGATAGGTGTTTGAAGTTTTTTAATATCCTTAAACATGAGCAATCCCGAAAGTACTATCATGACCCCAAATAAGATCACTTCAAACTGACTAAAATAATAGTGATGTCCAACTTCATAAAATGAGAAAGGGAAGATAAAAGTGGTCAAAATCATTCCTGCAAAACCAATCCAGGTTTTAGGATGGTTTTGTATGTGCATATATATGTGCCATCGTTGAATTGAAATAGTAATCAATAACATCGCAATTAAGAAAAAGATATAGACGATATGTAAGATCATACCAATCTCAGGATTTAAAAATAGCGGTGATGCGATGATGGGGACAAGATAACTCAAATTGATAGCTAATGCAATAAAACTAATGACGATATGGCTGATTAGTTTTCGATCGATGAGGTGAAGTGTAAATACAACCACAGGTAAGCCCATCATCATAGAGAGTACGAAAATACTTGTCATTTGCATTTCAAAGGGAATGATCTCTCTCCACTCTGGTAAAGAATTATCGAGAATCCCATATTCAAGTACGTAAATATCTGCGGTGATATAAGGAACGAAAGCGATTGTAATCGATAACCCCAATAAAATCACATACATGAGATAAAGACTTATCTCTTTGACCTTATAGTTGGATTGATTTTCATATGGTGTTGTTTTGTAAGGATCTAACAAATCATCAACTTTGACACCGTAAAGTGCAGATAGTTCTTTCAACATATCCATATTAGGTTCACTCAAATCAAGCTCCCATTTTGAAATAGTCTGTGGTGTGACATTCATTATGTCTGCAACATCTTTTTGTGTGAGCTTAGCGTTCATGCGCAATTTCTTTAATCGTTCACCAATCATTATTATTCCCCCCTCAAGGTTATTTGTCATACTCATTATAGTGCTAAAATAAAGGTTACTCAATCACATTTTCGTTGAACGACTCAATGAATGGTTGAGTGAAGAATGAATGACCTAAATATATGATGATTCAACTAAAACAAATCACTTATGTTGGTGTTAACATGATTTAGGTGACTCTATTCAACTTGAAATTCTTTTTACTTCCTTATGTATTTATTCATGTTAAAGGTTTATATGGGATTAAGCAAGTATTCATCTATCAATATAAAAAAGTTCAAATTGAACTTTTTTATATTGATAATTCTGTGTAGATTCACACACTCAACAGAAAAGATTCATTTAAGTCATTTCTTCTAAATCTATTTCCATGATGGTCTTGTGTAATATGAATTGCTGCCTTCATATGTTTCAATGCCTGACAAGCCACGATATGTAACCACATAATGAATATATGTATATCCTTCAAAATTGCTCGGTACTTCATCTACTTCGAGACTTTGAAATTGAGTATTATCATATACATCAGGAAACTCAGTTAAAGTATATTCCAAAATGGGTGTTCCATTTTCTATGGTACGGACTTCAAAATCAATCGAAATGATATCGACATTATAGTCGCTTAGTCTAAAACGGAATACACCATTTGAATAACCAAAAATCTCAAATATATTAAAGATATTATAATCCAAATGTTTCGTACATAAAACTTGATCAATCTCATCAATATAGATTTGAATGGCATCATAGTTTTCTAGGTAGAT
This window encodes:
- a CDS encoding helix-turn-helix transcriptional regulator; translated protein: MIGERLKKLRMNAKLTQKDVADIMNVTPQTISKWELDLSEPNMDMLKELSALYGVKVDDLLDPYKTTPYENQSNYKVKEISLYLMYVILLGLSITIAFVPYITADIYVLEYGILDNSLPEWREIIPFEMQMTSIFVLSMMMGLPVVVFTLHLIDRKLISHIVISFIALAINLSYLVPIIASPLFLNPEIGMILHIVYIFFLIAMLLITISIQRWHIYMHIQNHPKTWIGFAGMILTTFIFPFSFYEVGHHYYFSQFEVILFGVMIVLSGLLMFKDIKKLQTPILALSFMLIFGLIYGVVVYIFNSGLIVGSLNLFGYMLFLGLSLSEIKGDKLPLKEIFKLRLLPFEIITIAIYIYVFLSGGDLFFYYDPTHVNPAEFIHFYNLPLHIVFYASLIALGAGLVFRWMKVKGAYVAFYVIWFGAQIYYAFVLYNAFFGENWRMTDGMFLFFPIILGITYIALFTSSKILIRVRQHKLKNIVT